One genomic window of Candidatus Nitrospira inopinata includes the following:
- a CDS encoding IS3 family transposase: MGARRKFSAESTREAVAMLDAPGVTVSQIAADRGIGANVLGRWRRELRRQPQQAFVGHGCSRDQGAGFFARSGRVHRESGAMKDRMIQRGRDAFPIRWMGRCLRVSASGDDGWATRTPSRRTAENARLVRRMRELHTEHDGVLGSPRMWEELRYASERCGRHRVARLMRRAGLQGVPQRRKTSGLPPAGTQNHLERDFTATAPNTKWVTDITYIRTAEHWLYLCIVLDLHSGVVVGGSMSPRQDRHLVMQAVLMAVWQRPGRTPVILHSDRGCQFTSEEYQSFLAAHHITCSMSAVGSCADNAAAESFFGVLKRERVNRRPYRTRAEARADLFDYIERWHNPRQRRRLAVQQEGKQRLTQVSVETG; the protein is encoded by the coding sequence ATGGGAGCACGACGGAAGTTTTCAGCGGAGTCCACGCGAGAAGCGGTGGCCATGCTCGACGCACCGGGGGTGACGGTGAGTCAGATCGCCGCCGACCGAGGCATTGGGGCCAATGTGTTGGGACGCTGGCGGCGTGAATTGCGCCGTCAGCCCCAGCAGGCTTTTGTGGGCCATGGGTGCTCGCGGGACCAAGGAGCGGGATTTTTTGCGCGCAGCGGCCGCGTGCATCGCGAAAGCGGCGCGATGAAGGATCGGATGATCCAACGAGGCCGCGATGCGTTTCCCATCCGATGGATGGGCCGCTGTTTGCGGGTGTCGGCCAGCGGGGATGACGGCTGGGCGACCCGCACGCCAAGTAGGCGGACGGCGGAGAACGCCCGGCTGGTGCGGCGCATGCGGGAACTGCATACCGAGCATGATGGTGTGCTCGGCAGTCCCCGGATGTGGGAGGAACTCCGCTACGCCAGCGAGCGCTGTGGCCGCCACCGGGTGGCCCGCTTAATGCGCCGGGCCGGCTTGCAGGGGGTGCCGCAGCGGCGGAAGACTTCTGGCCTCCCGCCGGCTGGGACACAGAACCATTTGGAGCGAGACTTTACCGCCACGGCCCCCAACACCAAATGGGTCACCGACATCACCTACATCCGCACCGCCGAACACTGGCTCTATCTCTGCATCGTGCTGGATTTGCATTCGGGGGTGGTCGTGGGCGGGTCGATGAGTCCACGACAGGACCGGCACCTCGTCATGCAGGCGGTGTTGATGGCGGTGTGGCAGCGACCGGGTCGGACACCGGTCATTCTCCATTCCGATCGCGGCTGTCAATTTACGTCGGAAGAATATCAGTCCTTCTTGGCGGCGCACCACATTACCTGCAGCATGAGTGCGGTGGGCAGTTGTGCCGATAATGCGGCGGCCGAGAGTTTCTTCGGCGTGCTCAAACGCGAGCGGGTGAACCGGCGGCCGTACCGGACGAGAGCCGAGGCAAGAGCGGATCTCTTTGACTACATTGAACGCTGGCACAATCCCCGCCAGCGGCGAAGACTGGCGGTTCAGCAAGAGGGGAAGCAACGCTTAACTCAGGTGTCCGTGGAAACGGGGTAG